A genomic segment from Colletotrichum higginsianum IMI 349063 chromosome 5, whole genome shotgun sequence encodes:
- a CDS encoding RNA recognition domain-containing protein translates to MFLAAEDTPLLRAWLMNKLPEVSDTETDILADYVLALLASQEGDAAHIRAACESELPQFLNTDAAPDFVDELFRVIEYRSFLPGAPPPPEKRSQSNLSSPVASSDLALQSGSRKRSYHERDVGASGDRDFPFGEERAHKQPRRVQWDSRMPGLRGRGSPNAYPRQPYVSDGLQQVPPATAPYDPNFPQPPGNFQDWRGLPQMPVYPQPAPYGPPIGPRRNRQKCRDFATKGYCARGNSCQYDHGIEPIWLPPSGPSGPPKFEDFDPRDAAMMMSQNFQQMQQLMEAFNAEQEGRDGRKNRRGAKGRRRQNRASFSADGPVDDRSKTTIVVENIPEDHFSEEEIRKFFSEFGNIEQVTMQPYKRLATVKYDTWDAANAAYRSPKVIFDNRFVRVFWFVEEAEQAAARAANASGEEGEPEIDLEEFMKKQEEAQRQHEEKMRKKVELDKQRQELEHRQRELLAQHREVQQKLQAKMASKNGDVDNAEDGSLNSALRAQLAALEDEAKLLGLDPSAADEPATTWHGSTRGNARGRGGFAPRGRGFAPRGRGSYRGGFRGDVHAAYAAYSLDNRPKTVSVTGVDFTSSEKDEVLRQYLLGVGEFTDIHTTPSETEVTFKDRKTAEKFFYGLLKKEIPGIDGQLELSWVSKPLPLASTTEKAALKRQGAPDHDMTMGNAAPNGSSATTLDQQPEQQQEMDYDVADDDDWGVE, encoded by the exons ATGTTTTTAGCGGCCGAGGACACGCCTTTGCTCAGAGCATGGCTTATGAACAAGCTGCCTGAAGT ATCCGATACAGAGACGGATATCTTGGCAGACTATGTCTTGGCTCTGCTCGCCTCTCAGGAAGGCGACGCAGCGCACATACGTGCGGCATGCGAAAGCGAATTGCCGCAGTTTCTGAACACGG ATGCCGCACCTGACTTTGTTGACGAGTTGTTTCGCGTCATCGAGTACAGGTCCTTCCTCCCCGGtgcgcctccgccgcccgagaagcGATCGCAGTCGAATCTCTCTAGTCCCGTCGCGTCATCAGACTTAGCGCTGCAAAGTGGTTCGCGGAAACGTTCATACCATGAAAGAGATGTCGGCGCCTCGGGCGATCGGGACTTTCCCTTCGGCGAGGAGCGCGCACACAAGCAACCACGTCGAGTACAGTGGGACTCGAGGATGCCTGGCCTGAGAGGGCGCGGTAGTCCGAACGCCTACCCAAGGCAGCCATATGTTTCCGACGGTCTTCAACAGGTACCGCCCGCAACTGCGCCGTACGATCCCAACTTCCCGCAGCCGCCCGGTAATTTCCAAGACTGGCGCGGGCTGCCCCAGATGCCGGTCTATCCCCAACCAGCACCTTACGGCCCGCCAATCGGACCGCGAAGAAACAGGCAGAAATGTCGCGACTTCGCGACCAAGGGCTATTGTGCTCGCGGTAATTCTTGCCAGTACGACCACGGCATCGAGCCTATCTGGCTCCCGCCCAGCGGTCCCAGCGGGCCTCCCAAGTTCGAGG ATTTTGATCCCCGGGATGCGGCAATGATGATGTCGCAGAACTTTCAGCAGATGCAACAACTCATGGAGGCCTTCAACGCTGAACAGGAAGGTCGAGACGGCCGTAAGAATCGACGGGGTGCAAAAGGTAGACGGCGCCAGAACCGAGCCTCATTCTCGGCAGATGGCCCTGTCGATGACAGATCCAAGACgaccatcgtcgtcgagaacaTTCCGGAGGACCACTTTTCGGAAGAGGAAATCCGCAAGTTCTTCTCGGAGTTTGGCAACATTGAGCAGGTCACGATGCAGCCGTACAAGCGGCTTGCAACCGTCAAGTATGACACATGGGACGCTGCCAACGCTGCCTACCGGTCTCCTAAGGTCATATTCGACAACCGCTTTGTTAGGGTCTTTTGGTTTGTCGAGGAAGCTGAACAGGCTGCAGCACGTGCTGCCAATGCCTCTGGCGAAGAGGGAGAACCCGAAATCGACTTGGAGGAGTTCATGAAAAAGCAAGAAGAGGCTCAGCGACAGCACGAAGAGAAAATGCGAAAGAAAGTGGAGCTCGACAAGCAACGTCAAGAGTTGGAGCATCGTCAGCGAGAGCTACTTGCCCAGCACCGAGAAGTCCAGCAGAAGCTCCAGGCAAAGATGGCATCCAAGAATGGTGATGTAGACAACGCCGAGGATGGCTCGCTGAACTCGGCGCTTCGGGCGCAGCTCGCGGCactcgaggacgaggctAAGCTCCTCGGTCTGGACCCGAGCGCGGCGGATGAGCCAGCAACCACTTGGCATGGAAGTACCCGTGGCAATGCCCGCGGCAGAGGCGGCTTTGCTCCGCGCGGACGAGGCTTTGCGCCCAGGGGTAGGGGATCCTACCGTGGGGGATTTAGAGGCGATGTCCACGCTGCCTATGCGGCATATTCGTTGGATAATCGTCCCAAGACTGTTTCTGTCACGGGCGTAGACTTTACGTCGTCTGAGAAGGATGAGGTGCTTCGGCAATACCTTCTC GGCGTGGGCGAATTCACCGATATCCACACGACCCCTTCCGAGACCGAAGTTACCTTCAAGGACCGCAAGACGGCGGAGAAGTTCTTCTATGGTCTTTTGAAGAAGGAAATTCCTGGCATCGATGGTCAGCTTGAGTTGTCGTGGGTTTCCAAACCACTGCCTTTAGCCAGCACGACGGAGAAGGCTGCTTTGAAGCGTCAGGGCGCGCCTGATCATGATATGACCATGGGCAACGCCGCACCTAACGGGTCTTCGGCGACCACTCTGGACCAGCAGCCTGAGCAACAACAGGAGATGGACTACGACGTGGCGGACGATGATGATTGGGGAGTCGAATAG
- a CDS encoding Translation elongation factor aEF-2, producing MVNFTIEEIRGLMDKPTNVRNMSVIAHVDHGKSTLTDSLLSKAGIISTAKAGDARATDTRADEQERGITIKSTAISLYHNVDPEDVKDIVGQKTDGTDFLINLIDSPGHVDFSSEVTAALRVTDGALVVVDTVEGVCVQTETVLRQALGERIKPVVIINKVDRALLELQVSKEDLYQSFSRTIESVNVIISTYFDKSLGDVQVYPDRGTIAFGSGLHGWAFTIRQFAVRYAKKFGVDRNKMMERLWGDNYFNPHTKKWTTKSSHEGKQLERAFNQFILDPIFKIFSAVMNFKKEEVATLLEKLNLKLPAEDREKEGKQLLKAVMRTFLPAADALLEMMILHLPSPVTAQKYRVETLYEGPPDDEAAIAIRDCDPKGPLMLYVSKMVPTSDKGRFYAFGRVFAGTVKSGIKVRIQGPNYTPGKKEDLFIKAIQRTVLMMGGKVEAIDDMPAGNIVGLVGIDQFLLKSGTLTTSDTAHNLKVMKFSVSPVVQRSVQVKNAQDLPKLVEGLKRLSKSDPCVLTMTSESGEHIVAGAGELHLEICLNDLMNDHAGVPLIISDPVVQYRETVVGKSSITALSKSPNKHNRIYMIAEPIDEELSKEIEAGKISPRDDFKARARILADDFGWDVTDARKIWTFGPDTTGANLLVDQTKAVQYLNEIKDSVVSGFQWATREGPVAEEPMRSVRWNIMDVTLHADAIHRGGGQIIPTSRRVLYAAALLAEPALLEPVFLVEIQVPEQAMGGVYGVLTRRRGHVFGEEQRPGTPLFTIKAYLPVMESFGFNSDLRQATSGQAFPQSVFDHWQPLPGGSPLDGTSKVGQIVQEMRKRKGLKVEVPGVENYYDKL from the exons aTGGTCAA CTTCACCATCGAGGAGATCCGTGGGCTCATGGACAAGCCCACGAACGTCCGTAACATGTCCGTCATTGCCCACGTCGATCACGGAAAGTCCACCCTCACCGACTCCCTCCTGTCCAAGGCCGGTATCATCTCCACCGCCAAGGCCGGAGACGCGAGAGCCACGGATACTCGTGCCGACGAGCAGGAGCGTGGTATTACCATCAAGTCTACTGCCATCTCCCTGTACCACAAcgtcgaccccgaggacGTTAAGGACATTGTTGGCCAGAAGACCGACGGCACCGACTTCCTCATCAACCTGATCGACTCCCCTGGTCACGTTGATTTCTCCTCCGAAGTCACTGCCGCTCTCCGTGTCACGGACGGtgctctcgtcgtcgtcgacaccgTCGAGGGTGTGTGCGTCCAGACCGAGACCGTCCTGCGTCAGGCTCTCGGTGAGCGCATCAAgcccgtcgtcatcatcaacaaggTCGACCGTgctctcctcgagctccagGTCTCCAAGGAGGACCTTTACCAGTCCTTCTCTCGTACCATCGAGTCCGTCAACGTCATCATCTCGACCTACTTCGACAAGTCTCTCGGTGATGTCCAGGTCTACCCCGACAGAGGTACCATCGCCTTCGGTTCCGGTCTGCACGGCTGGGCCTTCACCATCCGCCAGTTCGCCGTCCGCTACGCCAAGAAGTTTGGTGTCGACCGCAACAAGATGATGGAGCGTCTCTGGGGCGACAACTACTTCAACCCCCACACCAAGAAGTGGACCACCAAGAGCTCCCACGAGGGCAAGCAGCTCGAGCGTGCCTTCAACCAGTTCATCTTGGACCCGATCTTCAAGATCTTCTCCGCCGTCATGAActtcaagaaggaggaggtcgccaCCCTCCTTGAGAAGCTGAACCTTAAGCTCCCCGCCGAGGACCGTGAGAAGGAGGGCAAGCAGCTCCTCAAGGCCGTCATGCGCACTttcctgcccgccgccgacgcccttcTGGAGATGATGATTCTccacctcccctcccccgtcaCGGCCCAGAAGTACCGTGTCGAGACTCTCTACGAGGGTccccccgacgacgaggctgcTATTGCCATCCGTGACTGCGACCCCAAGGGCCCTCTCATGCTTTACGTCTCCAAGATGGTCCCCACCTCCGACAAGGGCCGCTTCTACGCCTTTGGTCGTGTTTTCGCCGGTACCGTCAAGTCTGGTATCAAGGTCCGCATCCAGGGCCCCAACTACACCCCtggcaagaaggaggaccTTTTCATCAAGGCCATTCAGCGCACCGTCCTGATGATGGGTGGCaaggtcgaggccatcgacgacatgCCTGCCGGTAACATTGTTGGTCTGGTCGGTATTGACCAGTTCCTGCTCAAGTCTGGTACCCTCACCACCTCCGACACCGCCCACAACCTCAAGGTCATGAAGTTCTCCGTCTCCCCCGTCGTTCAGCGCTCCGTCCAGGTCAAGAACGCCCAGGATCTCCCCAAGCTCGTCGAGGGTCTCAAGCGTCTCTCCAAGTCCGACCCTTGCGTTCTGACCATGACCTCTGAGTCTGGTGAGCACATtgtcgccggtgccggtgaGCTCCACTTGGAGATTTGCCTGAACGATCTGATGAACGACCACGCTGGTGTTCCCCTCATCATCTCCGACCCCGTCGTCCAGTACCGTGAGACCGTTGTCGGCAAGTCCAGCATCACTGCTCTGTCCAAGTCTCCCAACAAGCACAACCGTATCTACATGATCGCTGAGCCCATTGACGAGGAGCTCTCCAaggagatcgaggccggcaagatCAGCCCCCGTGACGACTTCAAGGCTCGTGCCCGCATCCTGGCCGACGACTTCGGCTGGGACGTCACCGACGCCCGTAAGATCTGGACCTTCGGCCCCGACACCACTGGCGCCAACTTGCTCGTCGACCAGACCAAGGCCGTTCAGTACCTCAACGAAATCAAGGACTCTGTTGTCTCTGGTTTCCAGTGGGCCACCCGTGAGGGTCCCGTTGCTGAGGAGCCCATGCGTTCCGTTCGCTGGAACATCATGGATGTCACCCTGCACGCCGATGCCATCCAccgtggtggtggtcagATCATCCCCACCTCCCGCAGAGTCCTGTACGCCGCCGCTCTGCTTGCCGAGCCCGCCCTTCTCGAGCCCGTCTTCCTGGTCGAGATCCAGGTTCCCGAGCAGGCCATGGGTGGTGTCTACGGTGTCCTTACCCGCAGACGTGGTCACGTCTTCGGTGAGGAGCAGCGCCCCGGTACTCCTCTGTTCACCATCAAGGCCTACCTGCCCGTCATGGAGTCCTTCGGCTTCAACAGTGACCTGCGCCAGGCCACCTCCGGACAGGCCTTCCCTCAGTCCGTCTTCGACCACTGGCAGCCCCTGCCCGGTGGCTCTCCTCTTGACGGCACCTCCAAGGTCGGCCAAATCGTCCAGGAGATGCGTAAGCGCAAGGGTCTCAAGGTTGAGGTTCCTGGTGTTGAGAAC TACTACGACAAGTTGTAA